The following DNA comes from Streptomyces sp. NBC_00273.
GCAGCAATGATAGAGCGATCTACGCGCAATGTGATTGCGCTTTCCCTCAGGCCCGTTCATAAACACTGGGTGATAATTGCGTCATGGATGCCATTGACCGAGATATCTTGCGCGAGCTCCAGGCCGATGGCCGCCTGACCAACCAAGAACTCGCCCAGCGCGTGGGACTGACCCCCTCCCCTTGCATGCGCCGGGTGCGCCAGCTGGAACAGGACGGGGTGATCCAGGGTTACCGGGCCGTGATCTCCCCCGAGGCGGTGGACCGCGGCTTCGAGGTGCTCGTCTCGGTCGAGGTGCGGCGCGACCGGGAGGCGGTCGAGGCCTTCGAGGCGGCCCTCCAGGACATCCCGGACGTCATCGAGGCCTACCGCCTCTTCGGCAGCCCCGGCTGCCTGCTGCGGATCGCCGTCGCCGACCTGCGGGCCTACGAGCGCCTGTGGATCGAGAAGCTGACGGCCCTCACCGGCATCACCGAGGTCAACTCTCAGATCATCATGAAGCGCATCAAGGAACCGAACGGCCTTCCCGTCGACTTCCGCTGACGCCCGTGAACGACAGGAAGCAGCACCACACGAACGCCCTCGGCGCCGGCGTCCTCGGCGCCGGCGGCATGGACAAGGGGCACTTCGGCCGGGAGGACGCGACCGCACCGCGGCCGTCACGGTGACGCTGCCCGAGCTCGCGCACGACCCGTACCTCGTCCAGCGCGTCCTGCGCGAGGCGCACACCGCCCAGGCGGTCACCAGCGGCGGAGTCGCCCGCGTCCTGAACGCGCAGATCGACGACCACGACGGCCGGCCCTGGATCGCCACCGAGTTCCTGTCCGGGCCCACCCTCGACGACGCCGTGCGCCAGCACGGGCCGTTCGGCGCCGACGGCGTACGTGCGCTCGCCGCCCCGCTCGCCGCCACCCCGCGGGACGTCCACGCGGCCTGGCTGGTCCACCGCGACCCGAAGCCGGCCGACATCGTGCTCACGCCGGCGGGACCGCGCGGCCCGAGCACGGGCTGACGCTCACCACGACGGGCCAGGTGCCGGTCACCCCCGGGTACGGCGCCCCCGAGCAGGTGCTCGGTCGACGCGTCGGCCCGCGGCTCAGGTGGTCGAAGGAGATGACCTGGTCGCTCGCCGAGACGTGGCCGGCTGCCCTGCCGAACTCCCACGTCGACTGCTCCAGCGTCAGGCCGAGCGGGGCCAGCAACCGCTCCTCGGTCATCGCGCGCTCGGTGTTCATGTACGCGACGCGCGGAATGTCGGAGGCCTGCAGTCCGGCCTCCTCCAGGCAGGCCCCGATCAGTCCCCCCTGTGCCTTCAGCAGCCGAATGCGGGGCGCGAGCGCCGCGGGACGGGTGTGGGACGGGTACGCGCGAGGTGCCCACGGCCGGCGCGTGCACCGGCCGTGGGCCCCTGCGGTCGTGCCCCGTCCCGCGGGGAGCGGGTCAGGCGCCCGCCTCGGCGCTGTCCGGCTTCTCGGCGTCCTTCGCCTGCCCGGCGGCATGCTCGGCGAGGATCTCCTCCTCCGTGCGCCAGTCCTCGTCCCGGATCGCCGTCGGCAGCAGACCGGCCAGCAGGAGGGCGAGGAGGATCAGGCCTCCGGAGAACCAAGTGATCGTCTTGGTGGAGTCGGTGAACGCCGTCTGCGCCGCCTTCTCCACCTCTCGGCCGGCCACGGCGGCGGTGTCCCCGCCACGCCCCGTCAGGCGGGCGCAGTCCCCGTCCGACGACCGACCCTCGTCCGTGGCGACCCGCTCGCGGACACAGGCCCGGAAGTCGGTGAGCAACGGGCCGACGTCCTGATCGGAGGCCGTGGCGACGGCTCGCACGCGGGGCACGGAGTCGTCCGCCGCGTGGTCCGCCTGGACTCCTAGCAGTGCGACGAACACGGTACCGAGGACCGCCACTCCGAGGGTGCCGCCGAGCTGGTCGAAGGCGTTCAGGAGGCCGGAGGCGGAGCCGACTTCACGGTCGGAGACGCCGCCGAGGATCTGGCTGGTGAGCGGGGTGAGGACGAAGCCCATGCCGGTGCCGCAGAGGAGGCCGGAGGGGATCAGTTCCCAGGGGTTCAGGCCGTTTCCGGCGAGCTGGAGCGTCAGCCAGGTGCCCGCGGTGCCGATCAGCAGGGCGAACAGCCCCCACTTGAGGACGCGGCCGCCGTAGCGCGGCACCAGGGCCATGCCGGACCAGGCGGATCCGAAGGCGACGCCGACGGCCCAGGGCATCTCAGTGAGGCCGGCCTTGAGGGCGGAGAATCCGAGGCCGATCTGCAGGTGGAGCGCGAGGACCATGAGGTAGCCGGCCATGGCGCAGAAGAAGGCCAGGGTGATGAACAGGCCGACGACGAAGGTGCGGCTGTGCAGCAGGCTCATCTCGACGAGCGGGGTGCGCTCGGAGCGCTGCAGCCGGACCTCGTACCAGGCGAACAGGGCGAGGACCGGCACCGAGCCGGCAAGCATGGCCAGGATCCAGCCGGGCCAGCCCTGCTCGCGCCCCTGGACCAGCGGGTAGACGAGGAGGAACAGGCCGGTCGTGGCGAGCAGCATGCCGACGGTGTCGAGGCCCGGGCGGCGCGGGGAGCGGGACTCCGGAAGGATGCGCAGGGCGATGACGAAAGCTGCGATGCCGACGGGGACGTTCAGCAGGAAGACGGAGCGCCAGCCCGTGCCGAAGAGGTCCCAGTCCACGAGCGCGCCGCCGAGCACGGGGCCGCCCACGGCGGCGAGTCCCATGAAAGGGCCGGAGGCGCCGAAGGCCGCCGCCCGCTGCTCGGGCGGGAAGACGTTCTTGATGAGGGCGAGGACCTGGGGCACCATCACCGCCGCCGAGGCGCCCTGCAGGACGCGGGCCGCGATCAGTTCGGTGGGGTTCTGCGCGGCTGCGCACAGGGCGGACATGGCGGTGAACGCGGCGAGACCGGCGAGGAAGGTACGACGGCGGCCGAAGATGTCGCCGAGCC
Coding sequences within:
- a CDS encoding MFS transporter; the encoded protein is MASTTMPTTEQPARGGSQGHWLLLFVLLGANFMDLLDGSVINVAMPAIRADLGGSYTALQWMAAGYALAFAILLVTGGRLGDIFGRRRTFLAGLAAFTAMSALCAAAQNPTELIAARVLQGASAAVMVPQVLALIKNVFPPEQRAAAFGASGPFMGLAAVGGPVLGGALVDWDLFGTGWRSVFLLNVPVGIAAFVIALRILPESRSPRRPGLDTVGMLLATTGLFLLVYPLVQGREQGWPGWILAMLAGSVPVLALFAWYEVRLQRSERTPLVEMSLLHSRTFVVGLFITLAFFCAMAGYLMVLALHLQIGLGFSALKAGLTEMPWAVGVAFGSAWSGMALVPRYGGRVLKWGLFALLIGTAGTWLTLQLAGNGLNPWELIPSGLLCGTGMGFVLTPLTSQILGGVSDREVGSASGLLNAFDQLGGTLGVAVLGTVFVALLGVQADHAADDSVPRVRAVATASDQDVGPLLTDFRACVRERVATDEGRSSDGDCARLTGRGGDTAAVAGREVEKAAQTAFTDSTKTITWFSGGLILLALLLAGLLPTAIRDEDWRTEEEILAEHAAGQAKDAEKPDSAEAGA
- a CDS encoding Lrp/AsnC family transcriptional regulator, which gives rise to MDAIDRDILRELQADGRLTNQELAQRVGLTPSPCMRRVRQLEQDGVIQGYRAVISPEAVDRGFEVLVSVEVRRDREAVEAFEAALQDIPDVIEAYRLFGSPGCLLRIAVADLRAYERLWIEKLTALTGITEVNSQIIMKRIKEPNGLPVDFR